The following are from one region of the Methanoculleus caldifontis genome:
- a CDS encoding cobyric acid synthase, whose amino-acid sequence MSLIVLGTASHVGKSMTVAALCRALYRRGIPVAPFKSQNMSLNSYVTADGSEIGIAQAVQAFAAGVEPSADMNPILLKPKGDQTSQVVLLGRPYKDVQIRDYYAETDTLLSEALRAFERLQNRYAHIVVEGAGGAAEVNLYDRDIANIRLARHLRLPIILVADIERGGVFAQVYGTLALLPEDIRPLVAGVIVNKFRGDTGLFASGVTKLEDLTGVPVLGVVPYAEIPLPSEDSLSIADKGRRAANRSVRIAVVRLPRISNFTDFELLERHATVDYVPPGGSLAGYDCIILPGTKNTVADLEALQLAGTGEELRLARERGVPIVGICGGYQMLGRTIVDAGIESDIPGDYAGFGLLDVATAFTGYRKTTVQVRRRATGPGPILPGMGEVEGYEIHMGETEQGELPAAFSGDGAATPDGLVFGTYMHGLFQNPSAANALLAYLSERRGVPFEPVAASGGGALGAADAYDELARHFEAHVDMDAIMAWFMDATGRRAGA is encoded by the coding sequence ATGTCTCTTATCGTCCTCGGAACCGCATCCCACGTCGGGAAGAGCATGACGGTCGCGGCGCTCTGCCGTGCGCTCTACCGTCGTGGAATCCCTGTCGCGCCGTTCAAATCCCAGAACATGAGCCTCAACTCCTACGTCACCGCCGACGGGAGCGAGATCGGGATCGCCCAGGCGGTCCAGGCCTTCGCGGCCGGGGTCGAGCCCTCGGCCGATATGAACCCGATCCTCCTGAAGCCGAAGGGGGACCAGACCTCGCAGGTGGTGCTGCTCGGCCGGCCCTATAAGGATGTGCAGATCCGGGACTACTACGCGGAGACCGATACGCTTCTTTCAGAGGCTCTTAGGGCGTTCGAGCGCCTGCAAAACCGCTACGCCCATATCGTGGTGGAAGGAGCCGGGGGAGCGGCGGAGGTGAACCTCTACGACCGCGACATCGCAAACATCAGGCTCGCCCGGCACCTCCGCCTCCCGATTATTCTGGTCGCCGATATCGAGCGGGGCGGGGTCTTTGCCCAGGTCTACGGAACCCTCGCCCTCCTCCCGGAGGACATCCGGCCCCTCGTCGCGGGGGTGATCGTCAACAAGTTCCGGGGGGATACCGGGCTCTTTGCGTCGGGCGTGACGAAACTCGAGGACCTCACGGGTGTGCCGGTGCTCGGGGTGGTCCCCTACGCGGAGATCCCGCTCCCGAGCGAGGACTCCCTCTCGATCGCCGACAAGGGGCGGCGGGCGGCCAATCGATCGGTCAGGATCGCCGTCGTCCGCCTGCCCCGGATCTCGAACTTCACCGACTTCGAGCTCCTCGAGCGCCATGCAACGGTCGACTATGTCCCGCCGGGAGGATCGCTCGCCGGCTACGACTGCATCATCCTCCCCGGGACGAAGAACACCGTCGCGGATCTCGAGGCGCTGCAGCTGGCGGGCACAGGGGAGGAACTCCGGCTCGCCCGCGAGCGGGGCGTCCCGATCGTCGGGATCTGCGGCGGCTACCAGATGCTCGGCCGCACGATCGTCGACGCCGGGATCGAGTCGGATATCCCCGGCGATTACGCGGGATTCGGGCTCCTCGACGTCGCCACGGCTTTCACCGGCTACCGGAAGACGACGGTCCAGGTCCGGCGCCGGGCTACCGGGCCGGGTCCCATCCTCCCGGGCATGGGAGAGGTGGAGGGATACGAGATCCACATGGGCGAGACGGAGCAGGGGGAACTGCCGGCGGCGTTTTCCGGCGACGGGGCCGCGACCCCCGACGGTCTGGTCTTCGGGACCTACATGCACGGCCTCTTCCAGAACCCCTCGGCCGCAAACGCCCTCCTCGCCTACCTCTCGGAGCGGCGGGGAGTGCCGTTTGAACCGGTCGCCGCGTCCGGCGGGGGGGCTCTCGGCGCCGCGGATGCGTATGACGAACTTGCCCGGCACTTCGAGGCGCACGTGGATATGGATGCAATTATGGCGTGGTTTATGGATGCGACGGGCCGAAGGGCCGGAGCATAA
- a CDS encoding acylphosphatase — MKMQAVITGGRVHGVGYRVFLLQRSLELGFQRFSARNRVQNGSEQVVVQYEGEPGQVDALGSIIREEHPPDADVSNIAFEQYEGYVVAVTDYMHVIQIEQLSKGIPAIISIDRKQDSLLEKNDQILQKMDQMETSITGEIRDLRIDLRSHLDRKLSAMEQDIQQIKAKIGLL, encoded by the coding sequence ATGAAGATGCAGGCCGTTATCACCGGTGGAAGAGTACACGGTGTAGGCTACCGGGTGTTCCTGCTCCAGAGATCCCTTGAGTTGGGGTTCCAGAGGTTCAGCGCAAGAAACAGGGTTCAGAACGGCTCCGAACAGGTGGTCGTGCAGTATGAAGGCGAGCCCGGGCAGGTGGATGCACTCGGTTCTATCATCCGGGAGGAGCATCCCCCGGATGCAGATGTCTCCAATATTGCATTTGAACAGTATGAGGGCTACGTCGTCGCGGTAACCGACTATATGCATGTCATCCAGATCGAGCAGCTCTCCAAAGGCATTCCTGCAATTATCAGCATCGATAGGAAGCAGGATAGTCTGCTTGAGAAGAACGATCAGATCCTCCAGAAGATGGATCAAATGGAAACATCGATCACAGGCGAGATCCGCGACCTGCGTATCGATCTGCGTTCCCACCTCGATCGAAAGTTATCTGCAATGGAACAGGATATCCAGCAGATCAAAGCAAAGATCGGTCTGCTCTAA
- a CDS encoding type II secretion system F family protein gives MGFKDIFDDFLNRLPNRDRSGGSGMDGDAAGLNAFEEQERQIFDQIENTRKYREGFYRFIRHPLQVMIEEPFTVLYISVPAALVLLIGGFMSLVMSYGVGVLFSTTMIDDVLVFALLIAIVPLALLDLKESLRVSSIEASLPNFFRDVAGMNDSGMTLPHAIHIVSEGEYGALTPHIRKLDTEMSWGVPFVEAIRRFGKTVNTPLAERSVDLIAHASSAGGDVSEVLRAAAHDAYEFFNLKSERRNGMMIYMIIVVMSFFVFLFVIGVLSSTFLTTMAEAGQAVASSGSSQTFMGTVDLFLYNRIFCHAALIQGFFSGLAAGVMGEGRVLAGLKYSALMVLIAWIAFRFFI, from the coding sequence ATGGGATTCAAAGATATCTTCGACGATTTCCTGAACCGGTTGCCGAACCGGGACCGGTCCGGAGGCTCCGGGATGGATGGCGATGCGGCAGGACTCAATGCGTTCGAGGAGCAGGAACGCCAGATCTTCGATCAGATCGAGAATACGAGGAAGTACCGGGAAGGATTCTACCGCTTCATCCGGCATCCCCTCCAGGTGATGATCGAGGAGCCCTTCACCGTCCTCTACATCTCCGTCCCCGCGGCGCTCGTCCTCCTGATCGGCGGATTCATGAGCCTGGTGATGTCCTACGGCGTCGGGGTCCTCTTCTCGACGACGATGATCGACGACGTCCTGGTCTTTGCCCTCCTCATCGCCATCGTGCCGCTTGCGCTCCTCGACCTCAAGGAGTCGCTGCGGGTCTCGAGCATCGAGGCCTCGCTCCCGAACTTCTTCCGGGACGTGGCCGGGATGAACGACTCGGGCATGACGCTCCCCCACGCCATCCACATCGTCTCGGAGGGCGAGTACGGGGCGCTCACCCCGCACATCCGCAAACTCGACACCGAGATGTCCTGGGGCGTCCCGTTCGTCGAGGCCATCCGCCGGTTCGGAAAGACCGTGAACACCCCGCTCGCCGAGCGGAGCGTCGACCTGATCGCCCACGCGAGTTCTGCGGGCGGCGACGTGAGCGAGGTGCTCCGGGCGGCTGCCCACGACGCCTACGAGTTCTTCAACCTGAAGTCGGAACGGCGCAACGGGATGATGATCTACATGATCATCGTCGTGATGTCGTTCTTCGTCTTCCTCTTCGTCATCGGGGTGCTCTCGAGCACCTTCCTGACGACGATGGCGGAGGCGGGGCAGGCGGTCGCGAGTTCGGGGTCGAGCCAGACCTTCATGGGTACCGTGGACCTCTTCCTCTACAACCGGATCTTCTGCCACGCCGCCCTGATCCAGGGGTTCTTCTCCGGGCTTGCGGCGGGCGTCATGGGCGAGGGCCGGGTCCTCGCGGGGCTGAAATACTCGGCGCTGATGGTCCTGATCGCCTGGATCGCGTTCCGGTTCTTTATCTGA
- a CDS encoding type II secretion system F family protein, which translates to MNGFERFCFNLIGREFKAKRGNYVSLRNDLMGARMNTPFEAYLATAYVSSIVVGLAAAVLIGVLTYILKVPDMITYRGAVPEIFYALNDYKLVLGTVVITVLSLLIFGGISYLVFLLYPGIRAGERRRNIDATLPYAINYVTAMSSAGITPDEVFRLLGQSKIYGESAVEARYVSRETDFFGKDLLDALRTVSQATPSERMREFMQGAVASISSGSNLTEYFRAKAHQYTLENNQQQKSFLETLGLIAESYVTAMVAGMLFLIILQSVMTILSGDSDPFFLYIIIYLIVPFGSMMFVILISSMTPEV; encoded by the coding sequence ATGAACGGATTTGAGCGGTTCTGCTTCAACCTGATCGGCCGCGAATTCAAGGCGAAGCGCGGGAACTACGTCAGCCTCAGGAACGACCTGATGGGGGCCCGGATGAACACGCCGTTCGAGGCCTACCTCGCGACCGCCTACGTCTCCTCCATCGTCGTGGGACTTGCCGCTGCGGTCCTCATCGGGGTTCTGACCTATATCCTGAAAGTTCCCGACATGATCACCTACCGGGGAGCGGTGCCGGAGATCTTCTACGCGTTGAACGACTACAAACTCGTGCTCGGCACCGTCGTCATCACGGTCCTCTCGCTCCTGATCTTCGGGGGCATCTCGTATCTGGTCTTCCTCCTCTACCCCGGCATACGGGCCGGCGAGCGCCGGAGGAACATCGACGCCACCCTCCCCTATGCCATCAACTACGTCACCGCGATGTCTTCGGCCGGGATCACCCCCGACGAGGTCTTCCGGCTGCTCGGCCAGAGCAAGATCTACGGCGAGAGTGCCGTCGAGGCCCGCTATGTCTCGCGAGAGACCGATTTCTTCGGCAAAGACCTCCTCGACGCTCTCCGGACGGTCTCGCAGGCGACGCCGAGCGAGCGGATGCGGGAGTTCATGCAGGGAGCGGTCGCGAGCATATCGAGCGGGAGCAACCTCACGGAGTACTTCCGTGCCAAAGCCCACCAGTATACGCTCGAGAACAACCAGCAGCAGAAGTCGTTTCTGGAGACGCTCGGCCTGATCGCGGAATCTTACGTCACCGCGATGGTCGCCGGCATGCTCTTTCTGATAATTCTGCAGTCGGTGATGACGATCCTCTCAGGCGACTCGGACCCGTTCTTCCTCTACATCATCATCTACCTGATCGTCCCGTTCGGGAGCATGATGTTCGTCATCCTGATCAGTTCCATGACCCCGGAGGTGTGA
- a CDS encoding type II/IV secretion system ATPase subunit, whose product MRANEDEERELIAAVRNLLTQPGRPEDSGAGTVAEDGDVAPPFRPVEEEAGEEVSPDVDTSDPEVECETPEPSDQQTPPKRAGIRSLIDSVARSGSSGGRQAGGEDPVRALLDRIEQRKADDAGEGGDAGAGRRDPFGLLNRMKGRREEEFSGQEDSVAAEIDEPDSAEEISAGVVSVDDLGNLADLILPKSATFTVEELNINRNHNHFDFVDNARVVSEFDDLFSRAFTSTTLAVAAASEAAQAEEASQSRFPFLKKFQGAKLAAAIEEYNPAIHGALVDLSMRPSPGLEEIELYPVNEPYAYVRVTYDSTTHEYTYHVIEPVLTPAEQELFSEIKERLFETLNITTRDISRDAAKTALRDAANIIIADYGIRLSPPEREKILYHVEKEFLGDGLIDPVMHDKYIEDISCDGVNSSIFVYHTTYESMKTSLVYRDAVELDSFVTKLAQRAGKYISIAEPMLDATMSDGSRIQMTLGAEVTAHGSTFTIRKFREEPITPTDLIEWHTFSPLGVAYLWLAVENAKSCIFAGGTASGKTTTLNAISLFIPPLAKIVTLEDTRELKLPHPNWIPSITRDSFSQDGRGEIDMYELLRAALRQRPEYILVGEVRGKEALTLFQAMSTGHVTYATMHADSVASAVHRLENPPIDVPRNMLSALSLMSIQVQARVGGQRIRRNKQLIEILDIDPRTNELITNEVFRWHPATDEIRYSGKSYILEQIMEDRGWSEERMREELKRRQEVLEWMRIKKIRHFRDVSKILISYFRDPESVIQRVRTDLYGEAGSA is encoded by the coding sequence ATGAGAGCAAATGAGGATGAAGAACGTGAATTGATAGCAGCGGTCAGGAACCTTCTTACGCAGCCCGGGAGACCGGAGGACAGCGGGGCAGGTACCGTGGCGGAGGACGGGGATGTTGCCCCGCCGTTCCGGCCTGTGGAGGAGGAGGCCGGGGAGGAAGTATCCCCGGATGTCGACACCTCCGACCCCGAGGTAGAATGCGAGACGCCGGAGCCGTCCGACCAGCAGACACCGCCGAAGAGGGCGGGCATCCGCTCGCTCATCGACTCGGTGGCGAGATCCGGTTCTTCCGGAGGGCGGCAGGCAGGCGGCGAAGACCCCGTCAGGGCGCTCCTCGACCGGATCGAGCAGCGCAAGGCGGACGACGCCGGGGAAGGCGGGGACGCCGGGGCGGGGCGCAGGGACCCCTTCGGCCTCCTCAACCGGATGAAGGGCCGCAGAGAAGAGGAGTTCTCCGGGCAGGAGGACTCCGTTGCGGCGGAGATCGATGAGCCTGACTCCGCCGAGGAGATCTCTGCCGGAGTGGTCTCGGTCGACGACCTCGGAAATCTTGCGGACCTGATCCTCCCGAAGAGCGCGACGTTCACGGTCGAGGAACTGAACATCAACCGCAACCATAATCACTTCGATTTCGTCGACAACGCCCGGGTCGTCTCGGAGTTCGACGACCTCTTCTCGCGGGCTTTCACTTCCACCACGCTTGCCGTGGCTGCGGCGAGCGAGGCTGCTCAAGCCGAGGAGGCTTCGCAATCGCGGTTCCCGTTCCTCAAGAAGTTCCAGGGCGCAAAACTCGCGGCAGCGATCGAGGAGTACAACCCGGCGATCCACGGGGCGCTCGTCGATCTCTCGATGCGGCCGTCCCCGGGGCTGGAGGAGATCGAACTCTACCCGGTGAACGAGCCGTATGCCTACGTCAGGGTGACCTACGACAGCACGACGCACGAGTACACCTACCATGTCATCGAGCCCGTGCTCACGCCTGCGGAGCAGGAACTCTTCTCGGAGATCAAGGAGCGCCTCTTTGAGACGCTCAACATCACCACCCGCGACATCAGCCGCGATGCGGCGAAGACGGCGCTCCGTGATGCGGCGAATATCATCATCGCCGATTATGGAATCCGCCTCTCCCCGCCGGAGCGGGAGAAGATCCTCTACCATGTGGAGAAGGAGTTCCTCGGCGACGGGCTGATCGACCCGGTGATGCACGACAAGTATATCGAGGATATCTCCTGCGACGGCGTGAACAGTTCGATCTTCGTCTACCACACGACGTATGAATCGATGAAGACGAGCCTCGTCTACCGCGACGCCGTGGAGCTCGACTCGTTCGTGACGAAACTCGCGCAGCGGGCCGGGAAATACATCTCCATCGCCGAGCCGATGCTCGATGCCACGATGAGCGACGGGTCGCGTATCCAGATGACGCTCGGGGCGGAAGTGACCGCCCACGGTTCGACGTTCACGATCCGGAAGTTCCGCGAGGAGCCGATCACGCCGACCGACCTCATCGAGTGGCACACCTTCTCGCCGCTCGGCGTCGCCTACCTCTGGCTCGCGGTCGAGAACGCCAAGTCCTGCATCTTTGCCGGCGGGACGGCGTCGGGGAAGACGACGACCTTAAACGCCATATCGCTCTTCATCCCGCCGCTCGCAAAGATCGTGACGCTCGAGGATACCCGCGAGTTGAAACTCCCTCACCCGAACTGGATCCCGAGCATCACCCGCGACTCGTTCTCGCAGGACGGGCGGGGCGAGATCGACATGTACGAACTCCTGCGTGCCGCCCTCCGGCAGCGCCCGGAGTATATCCTGGTCGGTGAGGTCCGCGGCAAAGAGGCCCTGACCCTCTTCCAGGCGATGAGCACCGGTCACGTTACCTATGCGACGATGCACGCCGACTCGGTCGCGAGCGCCGTCCACCGTCTGGAGAACCCGCCGATCGACGTGCCGAGGAACATGCTCTCGGCGCTCTCCCTGATGTCCATCCAGGTCCAGGCCCGGGTGGGCGGCCAGCGGATCCGGCGGAACAAGCAGCTCATCGAGATCCTCGATATCGATCCGCGGACGAACGAACTGATCACGAACGAGGTCTTCCGCTGGCATCCGGCGACCGACGAGATCCGTTATTCCGGCAAATCCTACATCCTCGAGCAGATCATGGAGGACCGGGGATGGAGCGAGGAGCGGATGCGCGAAGAGCTGAAACGCCGGCAGGAAGTGCTCGAATGGATGCGCATCAAGAAGATCCGCCACTTCCGTGACGTGAGCAAGATCCTGATCTCCTACTTCAGGGACCCGGAGTCGGTCATCCAGCGCGTGCGGACCGACCTCTACGGGGAGGCTGGTTCGGCATGA
- a CDS encoding A24 family peptidase C-terminal domain-containing protein, translated as MSVAISRMPRTTARTAGREEEASRGCSERRKGLSGLKAGHDGGDPDKARSPEIRDERWIKYSPMILPPVAAVPLMIAAAAIGVTLIYASILDARERRVPHRTWRPALAVAVPAAFWVYGLTLLADWRMAAGYLVLVAIFCGFFYFFQAANLFGGADAYALIIITACVPFFPMEPYFGISPTGFFPFTVLTNAVLINIAAPVAIFAKNLLEGNRAPLPCLFLGFPVDGKTIQNEFGFVMEDITEEDGRLVRRFVGFTESLGRMTRGERRLYTKDLRMHPKDYEKEIALYRKAGRVWISYGIPFIIPITAGFLTALFMGDILFVIMKTLAGM; from the coding sequence GTGTCGGTGGCGATCTCCAGAATGCCCCGGACAACCGCGAGAACTGCCGGCCGGGAGGAAGAGGCGTCTCGAGGGTGCAGCGAGCGACGGAAAGGTTTATCAGGCCTAAAAGCAGGACATGACGGCGGAGATCCCGACAAAGCGAGATCGCCAGAAATAAGAGATGAAAGGTGGATAAAGTACTCGCCCATGATTCTTCCGCCCGTGGCAGCCGTCCCGCTCATGATTGCAGCGGCCGCGATAGGAGTCACGCTCATCTACGCATCGATCCTCGACGCACGGGAGCGGCGGGTGCCCCACAGGACCTGGCGCCCCGCACTCGCAGTCGCGGTCCCGGCGGCTTTCTGGGTATACGGACTGACCCTCCTTGCAGACTGGCGAATGGCGGCAGGATATCTTGTCCTTGTCGCAATCTTCTGCGGATTCTTCTACTTCTTCCAGGCTGCAAACCTCTTTGGAGGGGCAGACGCGTATGCCCTCATCATCATCACCGCATGCGTCCCGTTTTTCCCGATGGAGCCGTATTTCGGCATTTCGCCAACAGGATTCTTCCCGTTCACGGTGCTGACCAACGCCGTGCTCATCAATATCGCGGCACCCGTTGCAATATTCGCAAAGAATCTGCTGGAGGGGAACAGGGCCCCGTTGCCGTGCCTCTTTCTCGGCTTTCCCGTCGACGGAAAAACGATCCAGAACGAGTTCGGTTTCGTCATGGAAGATATAACAGAAGAGGACGGCAGGCTGGTCAGGCGGTTCGTCGGTTTTACCGAATCGCTCGGACGCATGACGCGAGGGGAACGGCGGCTTTACACAAAAGATCTCAGGATGCACCCGAAAGATTACGAGAAGGAGATTGCCCTCTACCGGAAGGCCGGCAGGGTCTGGATATCCTACGGCATTCCGTTCATCATACCGATCACTGCGGGATTCCTGACCGCACTATTCATGGGAGATATCCTCTTTGTCATCATGAAGACGCTCGCAGGAATGTGA
- the hisI gene encoding phosphoribosyl-AMP cyclohydrolase: MEIQFTKDGLVPVIVQERRTREVLMLAYANATALELTRTTGYAHYYSRSRQKLWKKGEESGHFQRVCRILVDCDEDAVLYEVEQTGAACHTGHASCFYRTADGEEIAGTVFDPEKVYANKGE, from the coding sequence ATGGAGATACAATTTACCAAGGACGGACTGGTGCCTGTCATCGTGCAGGAGAGACGGACCCGTGAGGTCCTGATGCTCGCCTACGCAAACGCTACGGCACTGGAACTCACCCGGACCACCGGATACGCACACTACTATAGCAGGAGCAGGCAGAAGCTCTGGAAGAAAGGCGAGGAGAGCGGGCACTTCCAGCGGGTCTGCCGCATACTCGTGGACTGCGATGAGGATGCGGTGCTCTACGAGGTGGAACAGACCGGTGCCGCCTGCCATACCGGCCATGCCTCGTGCTTCTACCGGACGGCCGATGGAGAAGAGATCGCCGGAACAGTCTTTGATCCGGAGAAGGTATACGCTAATAAGGGTGAATGA
- a CDS encoding PINc/VapC family ATPase, producing MKIVPDTSVVIDGRITSLIKTGEYKGATIIIPEAVVAELEAQANQGREIGFSGLNELQELFRMSEEDVISLQYSGGRPSLDQVKLSSGGEIDALIRNVAIEHEARFVTSDLVQAEVAKAKGLDVTYLKPQIGDFSPLSIDQYFDEETIAVTLKERAPPMAKKGKLRDVRLVMLRDAPMSEYELRSMAQELLERAKRDPDGFIELEKRGITVVQIGSLRISIARRPFSDGMEITVVRPLVDLALDDYDMAPEIKKRILGNRRGVLVAGPPGSGKTTLAQSLATFLADHDFIVKTMEAPRDLQVPDHITQYTALEGSMANTAEALLLVRPDYVVFDEIRKNEDFAVYADMRLAGMGMVGVVHAMEVHDCLRRFCDRVDYSVLPQIVNTIIYVVQGRIMKIYDLELTIKAPEGMPGETHIRPVIVVREHSRREPEIEIFRYEGETLVMPIVRKNTGELAAPAAAPVVAPVAVAAAPAPVPAAAPAEAGENVSWKVAEKEVQREIGRYTSGPVEVRIISDNKAVVYIEDKDVPAAIGKGGKNVSAIVNKLGIGIDIRPRSELETKKPAEEEMQLAGGIRIRIDKKQLTIVSTENRGKIVDVFAGKEYLFTATVNEEGDILLAKNSTIAQEMLKRYNEGETIRLRPV from the coding sequence ATGAAAATTGTACCCGATACCAGCGTCGTGATAGACGGGCGCATAACATCGCTGATAAAAACCGGCGAATATAAAGGCGCAACAATAATCATACCGGAAGCCGTCGTCGCCGAACTGGAGGCACAGGCGAATCAAGGACGGGAGATAGGGTTTTCTGGTCTGAACGAACTCCAGGAACTTTTCAGGATGTCTGAAGAAGATGTCATCTCCCTCCAGTACTCCGGGGGCCGGCCGAGCCTCGACCAGGTGAAACTCTCAAGCGGCGGCGAGATCGACGCCCTGATCCGGAACGTCGCCATCGAGCACGAGGCCCGGTTCGTCACGAGCGATCTCGTCCAGGCGGAGGTGGCTAAGGCGAAAGGCCTCGACGTCACCTACTTAAAACCCCAGATAGGGGACTTTTCGCCGCTCTCGATCGACCAGTACTTCGACGAGGAGACGATCGCGGTCACTCTTAAAGAGCGGGCCCCGCCGATGGCAAAGAAGGGGAAACTCCGGGATGTCAGGCTCGTCATGCTCCGGGACGCCCCGATGTCGGAGTACGAACTCCGGTCGATGGCGCAGGAACTTCTCGAGCGGGCAAAGCGCGATCCCGACGGGTTCATCGAGCTCGAGAAGCGGGGGATCACGGTCGTCCAGATCGGGTCGCTCCGGATCTCGATCGCCCGCCGCCCGTTCTCCGACGGGATGGAGATCACGGTGGTCCGGCCGCTCGTGGATCTCGCGCTCGACGACTACGACATGGCGCCCGAGATCAAGAAGCGGATCCTCGGGAACCGCCGCGGCGTCCTGGTGGCCGGCCCTCCCGGATCCGGGAAGACCACGCTCGCCCAGAGCCTCGCGACGTTCCTTGCCGACCACGACTTCATCGTCAAGACGATGGAGGCGCCGCGGGACCTGCAGGTGCCCGACCACATCACCCAGTATACGGCGCTTGAAGGTAGCATGGCAAACACCGCCGAGGCCCTCCTGCTCGTCCGGCCCGACTACGTGGTCTTCGACGAGATCCGGAAGAACGAGGATTTCGCAGTCTATGCCGATATGCGCCTTGCAGGGATGGGCATGGTCGGCGTGGTCCACGCGATGGAGGTGCACGACTGCCTCCGGCGGTTCTGCGACCGCGTGGACTACAGCGTCCTGCCGCAGATCGTCAACACCATCATCTACGTCGTCCAGGGCAGGATCATGAAGATCTACGATCTCGAACTGACGATCAAGGCTCCCGAGGGCATGCCGGGGGAGACCCACATCCGGCCGGTCATCGTCGTCCGCGAGCACTCCCGGCGGGAGCCCGAGATCGAGATCTTCCGCTACGAGGGAGAGACCCTGGTGATGCCGATCGTCCGGAAGAACACCGGAGAACTCGCAGCACCGGCCGCCGCCCCGGTGGTGGCGCCGGTTGCCGTCGCGGCAGCACCCGCACCAGTTCCCGCAGCGGCACCCGCAGAGGCCGGGGAGAACGTCTCCTGGAAGGTCGCGGAGAAGGAGGTCCAGCGGGAGATCGGGCGGTATACGAGCGGCCCGGTCGAGGTCCGGATCATCAGCGACAACAAGGCCGTCGTCTACATCGAGGACAAGGACGTCCCGGCAGCGATCGGGAAGGGCGGCAAGAACGTCTCGGCGATCGTGAACAAACTCGGTATCGGGATCGACATCAGGCCGCGGAGCGAGCTTGAGACGAAGAAGCCCGCCGAGGAGGAGATGCAACTTGCCGGCGGGATCCGGATCCGGATCGACAAGAAGCAGCTCACCATCGTCTCGACGGAGAACAGGGGCAAGATCGTCGACGTCTTCGCCGGGAAGGAGTATCTCTTCACGGCGACGGTCAACGAGGAGGGGGATATCCTCCTCGCGAAGAACAGCACCATCGCCCAGGAGATGCTCAAGCGCTACAACGAGGGCGAGACGATCCGGCTGCGGCCGGTATGA